One stretch of Salmo trutta chromosome 7, fSalTru1.1, whole genome shotgun sequence DNA includes these proteins:
- the LOC115197454 gene encoding cyclic nucleotide-gated cation channel beta-1 isoform X1: MPKQQQQNRDLELDRLVRQVPLHHRSPTRTPSPFSPNSNLELPNVPSYPRLPPISLSRQLSGLFNPTFHIEDDPTSAVPSVSSRLSVHPAVNVEDVDSGGEGGGGGGEHYRHHIPQILTLQDPNFKTLTVPGVSKTSRQSKVAEKEKKLYSQSEEDEEEMEIAVRAWPSQSSILSGDDGLKERPASSASQASYVVNERLQELVKMFKERTERAKEKLIDPDHSDDDSPTASPARAPTPPPAPPEEPKEEEMEEQQPKPRLCCKVTPPRWIRALLHYRFPASIDPFTNLVYVLWLFFVTLAWNWNMWLIPVRWAFPYQTPSNIYLWLLTDYLCDLIYILDILVFQPRLQFVRSGDIVFDKKDMRVNYMKTFRFKMDVISLVPLELFYFKTGINPLLRFPRLLKIMSFFEFNDRLEGILTKAYVYRVIRTTTYLLYCLHCNACLYYWGSAYEGLGSTQWVYDGQGNSYIRCYYFAVKTLITIGGLPDPTTLFEIIFQLINYFVGVFAFSIMIGQMRDVVGAATAGQTYYRACMDNTVKYMASYRIPKDVQNRVKTWYNYTWQSQGMLDEQELLVQLPDKMRLDIAVDVNYDIVSKVSLFQGCDRQMIFDMLKRLRSVVYLPGDYVCKKGEVGREMYIIKAGEVQVVGGPDGKTVFVTLRAGSVFGEISLLAVGGGNRRTANVVAHGFANLFILDKKDLNEILVHYPESQKLLRKKARKMLTKDKKPPKEPAQVIPPRTVTPKLFKAALDVAHQKTGLKGTLAKIKEKINKSSVSLQPSMSSSLPPLSPVSPVFSLDPEREANAMSPTLDSSTLLCPVSHCHGDETLSKEQGQVEGEVAGESGKKKEKRKA, encoded by the exons ATGCCTAAGCAGCAGCAGCAAAACCGGGACCTGGAGTTGGACCGCCTGGTCCGCCAGGTCCCTCTCCACCACCGCTCTCCGACTCGCACCCCCTCACCGTTCTCCCCCAACAGTAACCTAGAGCTGCCCAACGTGCCCTCCTACCCCCGCCTGCCACCCATCAGCCTGTCCAGGCAGCTGTCAGGGCTTTTCAACCCCACCTTCCACATCGAGGACGACCCCACGTCCGCTGTACCCTCAG TGAGCTCCAGGCTCAGTGTGCACCCAGCTGTCAATGTGGAGGATGTGGATTCAggcggagagggaggagggggcggAGGGGAGCACTACCGCCACCACATTCCCCAAATCCTTACCCTACAGGACCCCAACTTCAAGACCCTGACCGTACCCGGAGTGTCCAAAACCAGCCGTCAGAG TAAAGTTGCTGAAAAAGA aAAGAAGTTGTACTCTCAGagtgaggaggatgaagaggagatgGAGATCGCAGTGAGGGCATGGCCTAGCCAGTCCAGCATCCTCAGTGGAGACGATGG GCTAAAGGAGCGCCCTGCGTCGTCCGCTAGCCAGGCCAGCTACGTGGTGAACGAGCGCCTACAGGAGCTGGTCAAGATGTTTAAGGAGAGGACAGAAAGGGCCAAAGAGAAACTCATAGACCCAGATCACTCTGATGATGACAGTCCCACTGCCT CCCCTGCGAGAGCTCCAacacctcctcctgctcctccagaGGAGCcgaaggaggaggagatggaggagcagCAACCCAAGCCTAGATTATGCTGCAAGGTGACGCCTCCTCGCTGGATCAGAGCTCTGCTGCACTACCGCTTTCCCGCGAGTATCGACCCCTTCACCA atctggtCTATGTGCTGTGGCTGTTTTTCGTCACCTTGGCGTGGAACTGGAACATGTGGCTTATCCCGGTGCGCTGGGCCTTCCCCTACCAGACCCCCAGTAACATCTACCTGTGGCTACTCACTGACTATCTGTGTGACCTCATCTACATCCTGGACATCCTGGTCTTCCAGCCCCGCCTGCAGTTTGTCCGCAGTGGAGACATAGTG TTTGACAAAAAGGACATGAGAGTGAATTACATGAAAACCTTTCGTTTCAAG ATGGATGTCATCAGTCTTGTTCCACTGGAGTTGTTCTATTTTAAAACTGGGATCAACCCACTCCTCCGATTCCCACGACTACTAAAG ATAATGTCTTTCTTCGAGTTCAACGACCGTCTTGAGGGCATCCTGACCAAAGCCTACGTTTACAG AGTGATCCGGACCACCACCTACCTGCTGTACTGCCTGCACTGTAATGCCTGTCTGTACTACTGGGGCTCTGCGTATGAAGGTCTGGGCTCCACGCAGTGGGTCTATGATGGACAGGGCAACAG TTACATCCGCTGCTACTACTTTGCTGTGAAGACCCTAATCACCATTGGTGGACTGCCAGACCCCACAACGCTCTTTGAAATCATCTTTCAGCTCATCAACTACTTTGTTGGAGTGTTTGCCTTTTCCATCATGATTGGACAG ATGAGAGACGTGGTTGGTGCAGCCACAGCAGGACAGACGTACTACAGAGCATGCATGGACAACACTGTCAAATACATGGCCTCCTACCGTATCCCTAAAGACGTGCAGAACCGGGTTAAAACCTGGTACAACTACACCTGGCAGTCCCAGGGCATGCTGG ATGAACAGGAGCTTCTGGTCCAGCTCCCAGACAAGATGAGGCTGGACATCGCTGTGGATGTCAACTATGACATTGTCAGTAAAGTGTCTCTCTTCCAG GGTTGCGATAGACAGATGATTTTTGACATGCTGAAGAGACTGAGGTCTGTTGTTTACCTCCCAGGGGACTATGTCTGCAAAAAG GGTGAAGTTGGACGGGAAATGTACATCATCAAAGCCGGAGAGGTGCAGGTGGTGGGCGGGCCAGATGGGAAGACTGTGTTTGTCACGCTGAGGGCGGGGTCAGTGTTTGGGGAAATCAG CTTGCTGGCAGTGGGTGGAGGGAACAGGAGAACAGCAAACGTGGTGGCTCATGGCTTCGCCAACCTATTCATCCTGGACAAGAAGGACCTCAATGAGATTCTAGTGCATTACCCCGAGTCCCAGAAGCTGCTCCGCAAGAAGGCCAG GAAGATGCTCACGAAAGATAAGAAGCCTCCGAAGGAGCCGGCCCAGGTGATCCCTCCTCGAACGGTCACGCCCAAGCTATTCAAAGCTGCTCTGGATGTGGCGCATCAGAAAACAGGCCTCAAAGGGACCCTCGCCAAGATTAAGGAGAAGATCAACAAATCCAGCGTTTCTCTACAG CCCTCCATgtcctcctccctgcctcccttgTCCCCAGTCTCTCCAGTCTTCAGTCTGGACCCAGAGCGCGAGGCTAACGCCATGTCACCAACCTTAGACAGCTCTACGCTGCTCTGCCCCGTCTCCCATTGTCACGGAGATGAGACACTCTCCAAGGAGCAGGGCCAAGTGGAGGGAGAAGTTGCAGGAGAGAGTGGGAagaagaaagaaaagagaaaggCATGA
- the LOC115197454 gene encoding cyclic nucleotide-gated cation channel beta-1 isoform X2, with translation MPKQQQQNRDLELDRLVRQVPLHHRSPTRTPSPFSPNSNLELPNVPSYPRLPPISLSRQLSGLFNPTFHIEDDPTSAVPSVSSRLSVHPAVNVEDVDSGGEGGGGGGEHYRHHIPQILTLQDPNFKTLTVPGVSKTSRQRKKLYSQSEEDEEEMEIAVRAWPSQSSILSGDDGLKERPASSASQASYVVNERLQELVKMFKERTERAKEKLIDPDHSDDDSPTASPARAPTPPPAPPEEPKEEEMEEQQPKPRLCCKVTPPRWIRALLHYRFPASIDPFTNLVYVLWLFFVTLAWNWNMWLIPVRWAFPYQTPSNIYLWLLTDYLCDLIYILDILVFQPRLQFVRSGDIVFDKKDMRVNYMKTFRFKMDVISLVPLELFYFKTGINPLLRFPRLLKIMSFFEFNDRLEGILTKAYVYRVIRTTTYLLYCLHCNACLYYWGSAYEGLGSTQWVYDGQGNSYIRCYYFAVKTLITIGGLPDPTTLFEIIFQLINYFVGVFAFSIMIGQMRDVVGAATAGQTYYRACMDNTVKYMASYRIPKDVQNRVKTWYNYTWQSQGMLDEQELLVQLPDKMRLDIAVDVNYDIVSKVSLFQGCDRQMIFDMLKRLRSVVYLPGDYVCKKGEVGREMYIIKAGEVQVVGGPDGKTVFVTLRAGSVFGEISLLAVGGGNRRTANVVAHGFANLFILDKKDLNEILVHYPESQKLLRKKARKMLTKDKKPPKEPAQVIPPRTVTPKLFKAALDVAHQKTGLKGTLAKIKEKINKSSVSLQPSMSSSLPPLSPVSPVFSLDPEREANAMSPTLDSSTLLCPVSHCHGDETLSKEQGQVEGEVAGESGKKKEKRKA, from the exons ATGCCTAAGCAGCAGCAGCAAAACCGGGACCTGGAGTTGGACCGCCTGGTCCGCCAGGTCCCTCTCCACCACCGCTCTCCGACTCGCACCCCCTCACCGTTCTCCCCCAACAGTAACCTAGAGCTGCCCAACGTGCCCTCCTACCCCCGCCTGCCACCCATCAGCCTGTCCAGGCAGCTGTCAGGGCTTTTCAACCCCACCTTCCACATCGAGGACGACCCCACGTCCGCTGTACCCTCAG TGAGCTCCAGGCTCAGTGTGCACCCAGCTGTCAATGTGGAGGATGTGGATTCAggcggagagggaggagggggcggAGGGGAGCACTACCGCCACCACATTCCCCAAATCCTTACCCTACAGGACCCCAACTTCAAGACCCTGACCGTACCCGGAGTGTCCAAAACCAGCCGTCAGAG aAAGAAGTTGTACTCTCAGagtgaggaggatgaagaggagatgGAGATCGCAGTGAGGGCATGGCCTAGCCAGTCCAGCATCCTCAGTGGAGACGATGG GCTAAAGGAGCGCCCTGCGTCGTCCGCTAGCCAGGCCAGCTACGTGGTGAACGAGCGCCTACAGGAGCTGGTCAAGATGTTTAAGGAGAGGACAGAAAGGGCCAAAGAGAAACTCATAGACCCAGATCACTCTGATGATGACAGTCCCACTGCCT CCCCTGCGAGAGCTCCAacacctcctcctgctcctccagaGGAGCcgaaggaggaggagatggaggagcagCAACCCAAGCCTAGATTATGCTGCAAGGTGACGCCTCCTCGCTGGATCAGAGCTCTGCTGCACTACCGCTTTCCCGCGAGTATCGACCCCTTCACCA atctggtCTATGTGCTGTGGCTGTTTTTCGTCACCTTGGCGTGGAACTGGAACATGTGGCTTATCCCGGTGCGCTGGGCCTTCCCCTACCAGACCCCCAGTAACATCTACCTGTGGCTACTCACTGACTATCTGTGTGACCTCATCTACATCCTGGACATCCTGGTCTTCCAGCCCCGCCTGCAGTTTGTCCGCAGTGGAGACATAGTG TTTGACAAAAAGGACATGAGAGTGAATTACATGAAAACCTTTCGTTTCAAG ATGGATGTCATCAGTCTTGTTCCACTGGAGTTGTTCTATTTTAAAACTGGGATCAACCCACTCCTCCGATTCCCACGACTACTAAAG ATAATGTCTTTCTTCGAGTTCAACGACCGTCTTGAGGGCATCCTGACCAAAGCCTACGTTTACAG AGTGATCCGGACCACCACCTACCTGCTGTACTGCCTGCACTGTAATGCCTGTCTGTACTACTGGGGCTCTGCGTATGAAGGTCTGGGCTCCACGCAGTGGGTCTATGATGGACAGGGCAACAG TTACATCCGCTGCTACTACTTTGCTGTGAAGACCCTAATCACCATTGGTGGACTGCCAGACCCCACAACGCTCTTTGAAATCATCTTTCAGCTCATCAACTACTTTGTTGGAGTGTTTGCCTTTTCCATCATGATTGGACAG ATGAGAGACGTGGTTGGTGCAGCCACAGCAGGACAGACGTACTACAGAGCATGCATGGACAACACTGTCAAATACATGGCCTCCTACCGTATCCCTAAAGACGTGCAGAACCGGGTTAAAACCTGGTACAACTACACCTGGCAGTCCCAGGGCATGCTGG ATGAACAGGAGCTTCTGGTCCAGCTCCCAGACAAGATGAGGCTGGACATCGCTGTGGATGTCAACTATGACATTGTCAGTAAAGTGTCTCTCTTCCAG GGTTGCGATAGACAGATGATTTTTGACATGCTGAAGAGACTGAGGTCTGTTGTTTACCTCCCAGGGGACTATGTCTGCAAAAAG GGTGAAGTTGGACGGGAAATGTACATCATCAAAGCCGGAGAGGTGCAGGTGGTGGGCGGGCCAGATGGGAAGACTGTGTTTGTCACGCTGAGGGCGGGGTCAGTGTTTGGGGAAATCAG CTTGCTGGCAGTGGGTGGAGGGAACAGGAGAACAGCAAACGTGGTGGCTCATGGCTTCGCCAACCTATTCATCCTGGACAAGAAGGACCTCAATGAGATTCTAGTGCATTACCCCGAGTCCCAGAAGCTGCTCCGCAAGAAGGCCAG GAAGATGCTCACGAAAGATAAGAAGCCTCCGAAGGAGCCGGCCCAGGTGATCCCTCCTCGAACGGTCACGCCCAAGCTATTCAAAGCTGCTCTGGATGTGGCGCATCAGAAAACAGGCCTCAAAGGGACCCTCGCCAAGATTAAGGAGAAGATCAACAAATCCAGCGTTTCTCTACAG CCCTCCATgtcctcctccctgcctcccttgTCCCCAGTCTCTCCAGTCTTCAGTCTGGACCCAGAGCGCGAGGCTAACGCCATGTCACCAACCTTAGACAGCTCTACGCTGCTCTGCCCCGTCTCCCATTGTCACGGAGATGAGACACTCTCCAAGGAGCAGGGCCAAGTGGAGGGAGAAGTTGCAGGAGAGAGTGGGAagaagaaagaaaagagaaaggCATGA